The Camarhynchus parvulus unplaced genomic scaffold, STF_HiC, whole genome shotgun sequence genome has a window encoding:
- the CDC42EP2 gene encoding LOW QUALITY PROTEIN: cdc42 effector protein 2 (The sequence of the model RefSeq protein was modified relative to this genomic sequence to represent the inferred CDS: inserted 1 base in 1 codon) — MSTKVPIYLKRGSRKGKKEKLRDILSSDMISPPLGDFRHTIHVGSGGESDTFGDISFLQGKFHLLPRGGERGEAAAPFEFSRTATMXGGGEAAAPSPLLKNAISLPVLGAAQALTLPAAQAPPKPPRLHLDEAAASPASPSSPPSPCPRLAANGEAEPFLSHAGSLLSLHVDLGPSILEDVLQVMDRHQAERGAAARPEILT; from the exons ATGTCCACCAAGGTGCCCATCTACCTGAAGAGGGGCAGCCGCAAGGGCAAGAAGGAGAAGCTCCGGGACATCCTCTCCTCGGACATGATCAGCCCTCCGCTGGGCGATTTCCGCCACACCATCCACGTGGGCAGCGGCGGTGAGAGCGACACGTTCGGGGAcatctccttcctgcagggcaAGTTCCACCTGCTGCCCCGCGGCGGCGAGCGCGGCGAGGCGGCGGCGCCGTTCGAGTTCTCGCGCACGGCCACCA TCGGCGGCGGCGAGGCGGCCGCGCCGTCGCCGCTGCTCAAGAACGCGATTTCTCTGCCGGTGCTCGGCGCCGCTCAGGCTCTGACGCTGCCCGCGGCGCAGGCTCCGCCGAAACCGCCGCGGCTGCACCTGGACGAGGCCGCGGCGTCACCGGCGtcaccatcatcaccaccatCGCCGTGTCCCCGGCTGGCCGCCAACGGCGAGGCCGAGCCCTTCCTGTCGCACGCCGGCTcgctgctgtccctgcacgTGGACCTGGGGCCGTCCATCCTGGAGGACGTGCTGCAGGTCATGGACAGGCACCAGGCCGagcgcggcgccgccgcccggcccgaGATCCTGACGTGA